In Leptospira harrisiae, a genomic segment contains:
- the ftsA gene encoding cell division protein FtsA yields the protein MTYDDVPIITALDLGSSLVKVVIGRLLGEHEIEIIGTGVYPSAGIKNGSIVNIETTTKSIIEAFGDAELMAGQEVNTVVVNVSGKSVYGFNEKGIIAVTNRERIVSETDIMRVVEAAQAVHVPNDQQVIHVLTKEFKVDDQVNIKDPIGMTGVRLEAEVHIVSCGNTALNNIDRCVEQAGLLQMDRVLSSLASSEAILTSGEKDLGTAVIDIGAGICDIIIYVDGGIAFSSVVPFGGFHITSDISIGLKTTVETAEVIKKRYGHTRIDMVDPTEKFEIPSISGRPARSVFRQELVEILEPRVREILEMIDHELVRSGFKSSLAGGVILTGGTSLLQGIEATAEEVLRLSVGRAKPAGLSGLVDKISSPEYATAVGLIKYSSKIQNLEQRNMHSGSDSDGWMKKVRRWMENNL from the coding sequence ATGACTTATGATGATGTACCAATCATAACGGCCTTGGATTTAGGTTCCTCACTAGTTAAAGTTGTCATCGGGCGACTTCTAGGGGAACATGAAATCGAAATTATTGGAACTGGAGTTTATCCTTCTGCCGGTATCAAAAATGGTTCCATTGTTAATATTGAGACCACTACAAAGTCCATCATAGAAGCGTTTGGCGATGCTGAACTTATGGCTGGTCAAGAAGTGAATACCGTTGTGGTCAACGTATCTGGAAAATCAGTGTATGGATTCAATGAAAAAGGAATCATCGCAGTGACTAACAGAGAACGAATTGTATCTGAAACCGATATCATGCGAGTTGTGGAAGCGGCACAAGCTGTACATGTTCCCAACGATCAACAAGTCATTCATGTGCTTACAAAAGAATTCAAAGTTGATGACCAAGTGAACATCAAAGATCCGATCGGGATGACAGGAGTTCGTTTGGAAGCCGAAGTACATATTGTATCTTGTGGGAATACAGCACTAAATAACATTGATCGTTGTGTGGAACAGGCTGGTCTTTTGCAAATGGACCGAGTGTTATCAAGTCTTGCTTCTTCAGAAGCCATCCTTACCTCTGGCGAAAAAGATTTAGGAACCGCAGTCATTGACATTGGTGCGGGAATTTGCGATATCATTATCTATGTGGATGGGGGAATCGCTTTTTCTTCCGTGGTTCCTTTTGGTGGATTCCATATCACTAGCGATATTTCCATTGGTTTAAAAACAACTGTGGAAACAGCAGAAGTCATCAAAAAACGATACGGCCATACGCGCATTGATATGGTTGATCCCACAGAGAAATTTGAAATTCCATCGATTTCAGGTAGGCCAGCTCGTTCGGTATTTCGCCAAGAACTTGTGGAAATTTTAGAACCAAGGGTTCGCGAAATTTTAGAAATGATAGATCATGAACTTGTTCGTTCAGGATTTAAGTCAAGTTTGGCGGGAGGAGTCATCCTTACAGGTGGGACTTCCCTTTTGCAAGGGATTGAAGCTACTGCTGAGGAAGTATTACGCCTGTCAGTGGGTCGTGCGAAACCAGCAGGGCTCAGCGGCCTTGTGGATAAAATTTCTAGCCCTGAATATGCAACTGCTGTTGGTCTGATTAAATATAGTTCCAAAATACAAAATTTAGAACAAAGAAACATGCATTCCGGATCTGATTCCGATGGATGGATGAAAAAAGTTCGTCGTTGGATGGAGAATAATCTCTAA
- the ftsZ gene encoding cell division protein FtsZ produces the protein MLYLEEEKTSPAIIKVIGVGGGGMNAVTRMVHSKMTGVDFIVMNTDEQVLLKSPVEVKIQLGNKVTRGMGAGGDPELGEKAALEDKERIISALKGADMVFVTAGMGGGTGTGAAPIIAAIAKELKCLVVGVVTVPFSFEGKRRAELAKLGIDQLRANVDTLITIRNDSIFQVVDKNTPVDMAFRVIDDILLNGVRGISDIINHPGIINVDFADVKTIMKDTGDAILGVGEGRGETRVSEAVEQAINNTLLEDSSIQGAKSLLINVTGGNDLTIHEWNEVSQIITAQADPDANIIIGLNEDVSLSDQIRVTVIATGFNKKGKQYQREQKAVGSEESVSPMVYIRKSEEKDLGFGKEQDSVRSIRQTNRGFSSQKQSSPFQNYGEDYDIPAFLRRKND, from the coding sequence ATGTTGTACCTAGAAGAAGAAAAAACAAGCCCTGCTATTATCAAAGTCATTGGAGTTGGTGGAGGCGGAATGAATGCCGTCACTCGGATGGTACACTCAAAAATGACGGGTGTTGACTTTATTGTGATGAACACCGATGAACAAGTATTATTAAAATCTCCAGTAGAAGTAAAAATCCAATTGGGTAACAAAGTCACTCGCGGGATGGGTGCCGGCGGAGATCCAGAACTCGGTGAAAAGGCAGCTCTTGAAGACAAAGAACGAATTATATCTGCGCTGAAAGGTGCTGATATGGTTTTTGTCACTGCAGGGATGGGTGGCGGAACGGGAACTGGGGCTGCACCCATTATTGCTGCCATTGCCAAAGAACTAAAGTGTTTGGTAGTCGGTGTGGTGACAGTTCCTTTTTCCTTTGAAGGAAAACGCAGAGCAGAACTTGCGAAACTTGGAATTGACCAACTTCGAGCAAATGTAGATACACTCATCACCATTCGTAACGATTCTATCTTTCAAGTAGTAGATAAAAATACACCTGTGGATATGGCATTTCGAGTGATCGACGATATTCTGTTAAATGGTGTTCGTGGGATCAGTGACATTATCAATCATCCAGGAATCATCAATGTAGACTTTGCTGATGTAAAAACCATCATGAAAGATACGGGAGATGCAATTTTGGGTGTTGGGGAAGGTCGTGGAGAAACTCGTGTGAGTGAGGCCGTTGAACAAGCCATCAATAACACTTTGTTAGAGGATTCAAGCATCCAAGGTGCAAAGTCTCTCCTCATCAACGTAACTGGGGGAAATGATTTGACCATCCATGAATGGAATGAAGTTTCACAAATCATTACGGCTCAAGCCGATCCCGATGCAAATATCATCATTGGACTCAATGAAGACGTTTCACTTTCAGATCAAATTCGAGTCACTGTGATTGCGACCGGATTTAACAAAAAAGGAAAACAATACCAAAGAGAACAAAAGGCAGTGGGTTCAGAAGAATCGGTTTCTCCTATGGTTTATATTAGAAAATCAGAAGAAAAGGATTTGGGGTTTGGTAAAGAGCAAGATTCTGTCCGAAGTATCCGTCAAACGAATCGTGGTTTTTCTTCTCAGAAACAATCCTCCCCATTTCAAAATTACGGAGAGGATTACGACATTCCTGCTTTTTTAAGACGAAAGAACGATTAG